The Henckelia pumila isolate YLH828 chromosome 2, ASM3356847v2, whole genome shotgun sequence genome includes a window with the following:
- the LOC140881159 gene encoding uncharacterized protein isoform X2 — MDAGKSKVQRIPNSAVLRSVDADELSLLRLRCDVYMDPRKSLNKVTHFYVDGFSAVTDSAKAALNVYNEKERKNFIFLKVVKLNQVHMDAYLTFWAWIVESCELRLFRAVVKPLGGNNVLLCEIKDGDIMTIPDYHEECCPRISRRVEHHSPYKRGRALRRKRTCKSLRSSRIFPSQEGPIAEPVEWDPSFGVLHSMDADKSKVQMDPNSAVLRSVDADELSLLRHRCDVYMDPRKSLCEVTCFYVDGFSAVSDSAKAALNVYNEKEQKNFTLLKVVKLNLVYMDAYLTFWAWIVESCEFRLFRAVVKPLGGNNVFLCETKDDEEMTIPDDHEEYSPCIIKREEDQPLYTGGSADGLVDANSSSSVGRGGEDLDSVGWDQNFTGYHSMDDYELSLLRHICDIYMDPRKSECGGGFTQFYVDGLSNVRDRAKTALNVYNAKEQKNFYLERVVKLNKFSRYYFLTFWARSDKSDERRLFRAVVDLLGPNKVLVCEIKDGEEMMVQLSMKNIVLVNLNVRKILFLAPLTHSSTYLNVFLFYSCRFFLVGKPYVLLITV; from the exons ATGGATGCTGGTAAGTCTAAAGTTCAACGGATTCCTAATTCTGCAGTCCTTCGTTCAGTGGATGCTGATGAGTTGTCGCTCCTACGTCTT CGATGTGATGTCTATATGGACCCACGTAAAAGTCTTAACAAGGTTACTCATTTTTATGTGGATGGTTTCAGCGCTGTCACGGATTCGGCAAAAGCAGCCTTAAACGTCTACAATGAGAAAGAA CGAAAGAATTTTATTTTCCTGAAAGTTGTCAAGCTTAACCAAGTTCATATGGATGCCTACTTGACATTTTGGGCATGGATTGTTGAAAGTTGTGAGCTCCGACTTTTTCGAGCTGTTGTTAAACCGCTGGGTGGGAATAATGTTTTGCTTTGTGAGATCAAG GATGGCGATATAATGACGATCCCGGATTACCATGAAGAATGTTGTCCACGCATATCTAGGCGTGTGGAACATCACTCCCCTTACAAAAG GGGTAGAGCGTTACGGCGCAAGAGAACTTGTAAATCACTTCGATCTTCTCGCATTTTCCCTTCGCAAGAAGGGCCGATAGCGGAACCAG TTGAAtgggatcctagttttggagtACTTCATTCAATGGATGCTGATAAGTCAAAAGTTCAAATGGATCCTAATTCTGCAGTCCTTCGTTCAGTGGATGCTGATGAGTTGTCGCTCCTACGTCAT CGATGTGATGTCTATATGGACCCACGTAAAAGTCTGTGCGAGGTTACTTGTTTTTATGTGGATGGTTTCAGCGCTGTCAGTGATTCGGCAAAAGCAGCCTTAAACGTCTACAATGAGAAAGAA CAAAAGAATTTTACTTTGCTGAAAGTTGTCAAGCTTAACCTAGTTTATATGGATGCCTACTTGACATTTTGGGCGTGGATTGTTGAAAGTTGTGAGTTCCGACTTTTTCGAGCTGTTGTTAAACCGCTGGGTGGGAATAATGTTTTCCTTTGTGAGACTAAG GATGATGAGGAAATGACGATCCCGGATGACCATGAAGAATATTCTCCTTGCATAATCAAACGCGAGGAAGATCAACCACTTTACACAGG TGGCTCTGCTGATGGATTGGTTGATGCCAACAGTAGCTCATCTGTCGGTAGAGGTGGTGAAGATCTGGATTCGGTTGGATGGGATCAAAATTTTACTGGGTATCATTCGATGGATGATTATGAGTTGTCACTCCTACGTCAT ATATGCGATATTTATATGGACCCACGCAAAAGTGAATGCGGTGGAGGCTTTACTCAGTTTTATGTCGATGGTTTAAGTAATGTCAGGGATCGGGCAAAAACAGCTTTAAACGTCTACAATGCGAAAGAG CAAAAAAATTTCTATCTCGAGAGGGTTGTCAAGTTGAACAAGTTTTCTAGGTATTATTTCTTGACATTTTGGGCACGGAGTGACAAAAGTGATGAGCGCCGTCTCTTTCGAGCTGTTGTTGATCTGCTAGGTCCAAATAAAGTTTTGGTTTGTGAGATCAAG gatggCGAAGAAATGATGGTCCAGCTGAGCATGAAGAATATTGTCCTCGTGAATCTGAACGTGAGGAAGATTTTGTTCCTCGCACCGTTGACACACAGTAGTACGTACCTTAATGTGTTCCTATTTTATTCTTGTCGTTTTTTCTTAGTTGGAAAACCATATGTTCTGTTAATTACTGTGTAA
- the LOC140881159 gene encoding uncharacterized protein isoform X1 has product MDAGKSKVQRIPNSAVLRSVDADELSLLRLRCDVYMDPRKSLNKVTHFYVDGFSAVTDSAKAALNVYNEKERKNFIFLKVVKLNQVHMDAYLTFWAWIVESCELRLFRAVVKPLGGNNVLLCEIKDGDIMTIPDYHEECCPRISRRVEHHSPYKRGRALRRKRTCKSLRSSRIFPSQEGPIAEPANPKVEWDPSFGVLHSMDADKSKVQMDPNSAVLRSVDADELSLLRHRCDVYMDPRKSLCEVTCFYVDGFSAVSDSAKAALNVYNEKEQKNFTLLKVVKLNLVYMDAYLTFWAWIVESCEFRLFRAVVKPLGGNNVFLCETKDDEEMTIPDDHEEYSPCIIKREEDQPLYTGGSADGLVDANSSSSVGRGGEDLDSVGWDQNFTGYHSMDDYELSLLRHICDIYMDPRKSECGGGFTQFYVDGLSNVRDRAKTALNVYNAKEQKNFYLERVVKLNKFSRYYFLTFWARSDKSDERRLFRAVVDLLGPNKVLVCEIKDGEEMMVQLSMKNIVLVNLNVRKILFLAPLTHSSTYLNVFLFYSCRFFLVGKPYVLLITV; this is encoded by the exons ATGGATGCTGGTAAGTCTAAAGTTCAACGGATTCCTAATTCTGCAGTCCTTCGTTCAGTGGATGCTGATGAGTTGTCGCTCCTACGTCTT CGATGTGATGTCTATATGGACCCACGTAAAAGTCTTAACAAGGTTACTCATTTTTATGTGGATGGTTTCAGCGCTGTCACGGATTCGGCAAAAGCAGCCTTAAACGTCTACAATGAGAAAGAA CGAAAGAATTTTATTTTCCTGAAAGTTGTCAAGCTTAACCAAGTTCATATGGATGCCTACTTGACATTTTGGGCATGGATTGTTGAAAGTTGTGAGCTCCGACTTTTTCGAGCTGTTGTTAAACCGCTGGGTGGGAATAATGTTTTGCTTTGTGAGATCAAG GATGGCGATATAATGACGATCCCGGATTACCATGAAGAATGTTGTCCACGCATATCTAGGCGTGTGGAACATCACTCCCCTTACAAAAG GGGTAGAGCGTTACGGCGCAAGAGAACTTGTAAATCACTTCGATCTTCTCGCATTTTCCCTTCGCAAGAAGGGCCGATAGCGGAACCAG CGAATCCAAAAGTTGAAtgggatcctagttttggagtACTTCATTCAATGGATGCTGATAAGTCAAAAGTTCAAATGGATCCTAATTCTGCAGTCCTTCGTTCAGTGGATGCTGATGAGTTGTCGCTCCTACGTCAT CGATGTGATGTCTATATGGACCCACGTAAAAGTCTGTGCGAGGTTACTTGTTTTTATGTGGATGGTTTCAGCGCTGTCAGTGATTCGGCAAAAGCAGCCTTAAACGTCTACAATGAGAAAGAA CAAAAGAATTTTACTTTGCTGAAAGTTGTCAAGCTTAACCTAGTTTATATGGATGCCTACTTGACATTTTGGGCGTGGATTGTTGAAAGTTGTGAGTTCCGACTTTTTCGAGCTGTTGTTAAACCGCTGGGTGGGAATAATGTTTTCCTTTGTGAGACTAAG GATGATGAGGAAATGACGATCCCGGATGACCATGAAGAATATTCTCCTTGCATAATCAAACGCGAGGAAGATCAACCACTTTACACAGG TGGCTCTGCTGATGGATTGGTTGATGCCAACAGTAGCTCATCTGTCGGTAGAGGTGGTGAAGATCTGGATTCGGTTGGATGGGATCAAAATTTTACTGGGTATCATTCGATGGATGATTATGAGTTGTCACTCCTACGTCAT ATATGCGATATTTATATGGACCCACGCAAAAGTGAATGCGGTGGAGGCTTTACTCAGTTTTATGTCGATGGTTTAAGTAATGTCAGGGATCGGGCAAAAACAGCTTTAAACGTCTACAATGCGAAAGAG CAAAAAAATTTCTATCTCGAGAGGGTTGTCAAGTTGAACAAGTTTTCTAGGTATTATTTCTTGACATTTTGGGCACGGAGTGACAAAAGTGATGAGCGCCGTCTCTTTCGAGCTGTTGTTGATCTGCTAGGTCCAAATAAAGTTTTGGTTTGTGAGATCAAG gatggCGAAGAAATGATGGTCCAGCTGAGCATGAAGAATATTGTCCTCGTGAATCTGAACGTGAGGAAGATTTTGTTCCTCGCACCGTTGACACACAGTAGTACGTACCTTAATGTGTTCCTATTTTATTCTTGTCGTTTTTTCTTAGTTGGAAAACCATATGTTCTGTTAATTACTGTGTAA
- the LOC140881159 gene encoding uncharacterized protein isoform X5, with protein sequence MDAGKSKVQRIPNSAVLRSVDADELSLLRLRCDVYMDPRKSLNKVTHFYVDGFSAVTDSAKAALNVYNEKERKNFIFLKVVKLNQVHMDAYLTFWAWIVESCELRLFRAVVKPLGGNNVLLCEIKDGDIMTIPDYHEECCPRISRRVEHHSPYKRGRALRRKRTCKSLRSSRIFPSQEGPIAEPANPKVEWDPSFGVLHSMDADKSKVQMDPNSAVLRSVDADELSLLRHRCDVYMDPRKSLCEVTCFYVDGFSAVSDSAKAALNVYNEKEQKNFTLLKVVKLNLVYMDAYLTFWAWIVESCEFRLFRAVVKPLGGNNVFLCETKDDEEMTIPDDHEEYSPCIIKREEDQPLYTGGSADGLVDANSSSSVGRGGEDLDSVGWDQNFTGYHSMDDYELSLLRHICDIYMDPRKSECGGGFTQFYVDGLSNVRDRAKTALNVYNAKEQKNFYLERVVKLNKFSRYYFLTFWARSDKSDERRLFRAVVDLLGPNKVLVCEIKDGEEMMVQLSMKNIVLVNLNVRKILFLAPLTHSSLMT encoded by the exons ATGGATGCTGGTAAGTCTAAAGTTCAACGGATTCCTAATTCTGCAGTCCTTCGTTCAGTGGATGCTGATGAGTTGTCGCTCCTACGTCTT CGATGTGATGTCTATATGGACCCACGTAAAAGTCTTAACAAGGTTACTCATTTTTATGTGGATGGTTTCAGCGCTGTCACGGATTCGGCAAAAGCAGCCTTAAACGTCTACAATGAGAAAGAA CGAAAGAATTTTATTTTCCTGAAAGTTGTCAAGCTTAACCAAGTTCATATGGATGCCTACTTGACATTTTGGGCATGGATTGTTGAAAGTTGTGAGCTCCGACTTTTTCGAGCTGTTGTTAAACCGCTGGGTGGGAATAATGTTTTGCTTTGTGAGATCAAG GATGGCGATATAATGACGATCCCGGATTACCATGAAGAATGTTGTCCACGCATATCTAGGCGTGTGGAACATCACTCCCCTTACAAAAG GGGTAGAGCGTTACGGCGCAAGAGAACTTGTAAATCACTTCGATCTTCTCGCATTTTCCCTTCGCAAGAAGGGCCGATAGCGGAACCAG CGAATCCAAAAGTTGAAtgggatcctagttttggagtACTTCATTCAATGGATGCTGATAAGTCAAAAGTTCAAATGGATCCTAATTCTGCAGTCCTTCGTTCAGTGGATGCTGATGAGTTGTCGCTCCTACGTCAT CGATGTGATGTCTATATGGACCCACGTAAAAGTCTGTGCGAGGTTACTTGTTTTTATGTGGATGGTTTCAGCGCTGTCAGTGATTCGGCAAAAGCAGCCTTAAACGTCTACAATGAGAAAGAA CAAAAGAATTTTACTTTGCTGAAAGTTGTCAAGCTTAACCTAGTTTATATGGATGCCTACTTGACATTTTGGGCGTGGATTGTTGAAAGTTGTGAGTTCCGACTTTTTCGAGCTGTTGTTAAACCGCTGGGTGGGAATAATGTTTTCCTTTGTGAGACTAAG GATGATGAGGAAATGACGATCCCGGATGACCATGAAGAATATTCTCCTTGCATAATCAAACGCGAGGAAGATCAACCACTTTACACAGG TGGCTCTGCTGATGGATTGGTTGATGCCAACAGTAGCTCATCTGTCGGTAGAGGTGGTGAAGATCTGGATTCGGTTGGATGGGATCAAAATTTTACTGGGTATCATTCGATGGATGATTATGAGTTGTCACTCCTACGTCAT ATATGCGATATTTATATGGACCCACGCAAAAGTGAATGCGGTGGAGGCTTTACTCAGTTTTATGTCGATGGTTTAAGTAATGTCAGGGATCGGGCAAAAACAGCTTTAAACGTCTACAATGCGAAAGAG CAAAAAAATTTCTATCTCGAGAGGGTTGTCAAGTTGAACAAGTTTTCTAGGTATTATTTCTTGACATTTTGGGCACGGAGTGACAAAAGTGATGAGCGCCGTCTCTTTCGAGCTGTTGTTGATCTGCTAGGTCCAAATAAAGTTTTGGTTTGTGAGATCAAG gatggCGAAGAAATGATGGTCCAGCTGAGCATGAAGAATATTGTCCTCGTGAATCTGAACGTGAGGAAGATTTTGTTCCTCGCACCGTTGACACACAGTA GTTTGATGACCTAA
- the LOC140881159 gene encoding uncharacterized protein isoform X4: MDAGKSKVQRIPNSAVLRSVDADELSLLRLRCDVYMDPRKSLNKVTHFYVDGFSAVTDSAKAALNVYNEKERKNFIFLKVVKLNQVHMDAYLTFWAWIVESCELRLFRAVVKPLGGNNVLLCEIKDGDIMTIPDYHEECCPRISRRVEHHSPYKRGRALRRKRTCKSLRSSRIFPSQEGPIAEPANPKVEWDPSFGVLHSMDADKSKVQMDPNSAVLRSVDADELSLLRHRCDVYMDPRKSLCEVTCFYVDGFSAVSDSAKAALNVYNEKEQKNFTLLKVVKLNLVYMDAYLTFWAWIVESCEFRLFRAVVKPLGGNNVFLCETKDDEEMTIPDDHEEYSPCIIKREEDQPLYTGSSVGRGGEDLDSVGWDQNFTGYHSMDDYELSLLRHICDIYMDPRKSECGGGFTQFYVDGLSNVRDRAKTALNVYNAKEQKNFYLERVVKLNKFSRYYFLTFWARSDKSDERRLFRAVVDLLGPNKVLVCEIKDGEEMMVQLSMKNIVLVNLNVRKILFLAPLTHSSTYLNVFLFYSCRFFLVGKPYVLLITV; encoded by the exons ATGGATGCTGGTAAGTCTAAAGTTCAACGGATTCCTAATTCTGCAGTCCTTCGTTCAGTGGATGCTGATGAGTTGTCGCTCCTACGTCTT CGATGTGATGTCTATATGGACCCACGTAAAAGTCTTAACAAGGTTACTCATTTTTATGTGGATGGTTTCAGCGCTGTCACGGATTCGGCAAAAGCAGCCTTAAACGTCTACAATGAGAAAGAA CGAAAGAATTTTATTTTCCTGAAAGTTGTCAAGCTTAACCAAGTTCATATGGATGCCTACTTGACATTTTGGGCATGGATTGTTGAAAGTTGTGAGCTCCGACTTTTTCGAGCTGTTGTTAAACCGCTGGGTGGGAATAATGTTTTGCTTTGTGAGATCAAG GATGGCGATATAATGACGATCCCGGATTACCATGAAGAATGTTGTCCACGCATATCTAGGCGTGTGGAACATCACTCCCCTTACAAAAG GGGTAGAGCGTTACGGCGCAAGAGAACTTGTAAATCACTTCGATCTTCTCGCATTTTCCCTTCGCAAGAAGGGCCGATAGCGGAACCAG CGAATCCAAAAGTTGAAtgggatcctagttttggagtACTTCATTCAATGGATGCTGATAAGTCAAAAGTTCAAATGGATCCTAATTCTGCAGTCCTTCGTTCAGTGGATGCTGATGAGTTGTCGCTCCTACGTCAT CGATGTGATGTCTATATGGACCCACGTAAAAGTCTGTGCGAGGTTACTTGTTTTTATGTGGATGGTTTCAGCGCTGTCAGTGATTCGGCAAAAGCAGCCTTAAACGTCTACAATGAGAAAGAA CAAAAGAATTTTACTTTGCTGAAAGTTGTCAAGCTTAACCTAGTTTATATGGATGCCTACTTGACATTTTGGGCGTGGATTGTTGAAAGTTGTGAGTTCCGACTTTTTCGAGCTGTTGTTAAACCGCTGGGTGGGAATAATGTTTTCCTTTGTGAGACTAAG GATGATGAGGAAATGACGATCCCGGATGACCATGAAGAATATTCTCCTTGCATAATCAAACGCGAGGAAGATCAACCACTTTACACAGG CTCATCTGTCGGTAGAGGTGGTGAAGATCTGGATTCGGTTGGATGGGATCAAAATTTTACTGGGTATCATTCGATGGATGATTATGAGTTGTCACTCCTACGTCAT ATATGCGATATTTATATGGACCCACGCAAAAGTGAATGCGGTGGAGGCTTTACTCAGTTTTATGTCGATGGTTTAAGTAATGTCAGGGATCGGGCAAAAACAGCTTTAAACGTCTACAATGCGAAAGAG CAAAAAAATTTCTATCTCGAGAGGGTTGTCAAGTTGAACAAGTTTTCTAGGTATTATTTCTTGACATTTTGGGCACGGAGTGACAAAAGTGATGAGCGCCGTCTCTTTCGAGCTGTTGTTGATCTGCTAGGTCCAAATAAAGTTTTGGTTTGTGAGATCAAG gatggCGAAGAAATGATGGTCCAGCTGAGCATGAAGAATATTGTCCTCGTGAATCTGAACGTGAGGAAGATTTTGTTCCTCGCACCGTTGACACACAGTAGTACGTACCTTAATGTGTTCCTATTTTATTCTTGTCGTTTTTTCTTAGTTGGAAAACCATATGTTCTGTTAATTACTGTGTAA
- the LOC140881159 gene encoding uncharacterized protein isoform X3, whose amino-acid sequence MDAGKSKVQRIPNSAVLRSVDADELSLLRLRCDVYMDPRKSLNKVTHFYVDGFSAVTDSAKAALNVYNEKERKNFIFLKVVKLNQVHMDAYLTFWAWIVESCELRLFRAVVKPLGGNNVLLCEIKDGDIMTIPDYHEECCPRISRRVEHHSPYKRGRALRRKRTCKSLRSSRIFPSQEGPIAEPANPKVEWDPSFGVLHSMDADKSKVQMDPNSAVLRSVDADELSLLRHRCDVYMDPRKSLCEVTCFYVDGFSAVSDSAKAALNVYNEKEQKNFTLLKVVKLNLVYMDAYLTFWAWIVESCEFRLFRAVVKPLGGNNVFLCETKDDEEMTIPDDHEEYSPCIIKREEDQPLYTGSSSVGRGGEDLDSVGWDQNFTGYHSMDDYELSLLRHICDIYMDPRKSECGGGFTQFYVDGLSNVRDRAKTALNVYNAKEQKNFYLERVVKLNKFSRYYFLTFWARSDKSDERRLFRAVVDLLGPNKVLVCEIKDGEEMMVQLSMKNIVLVNLNVRKILFLAPLTHSSTYLNVFLFYSCRFFLVGKPYVLLITV is encoded by the exons ATGGATGCTGGTAAGTCTAAAGTTCAACGGATTCCTAATTCTGCAGTCCTTCGTTCAGTGGATGCTGATGAGTTGTCGCTCCTACGTCTT CGATGTGATGTCTATATGGACCCACGTAAAAGTCTTAACAAGGTTACTCATTTTTATGTGGATGGTTTCAGCGCTGTCACGGATTCGGCAAAAGCAGCCTTAAACGTCTACAATGAGAAAGAA CGAAAGAATTTTATTTTCCTGAAAGTTGTCAAGCTTAACCAAGTTCATATGGATGCCTACTTGACATTTTGGGCATGGATTGTTGAAAGTTGTGAGCTCCGACTTTTTCGAGCTGTTGTTAAACCGCTGGGTGGGAATAATGTTTTGCTTTGTGAGATCAAG GATGGCGATATAATGACGATCCCGGATTACCATGAAGAATGTTGTCCACGCATATCTAGGCGTGTGGAACATCACTCCCCTTACAAAAG GGGTAGAGCGTTACGGCGCAAGAGAACTTGTAAATCACTTCGATCTTCTCGCATTTTCCCTTCGCAAGAAGGGCCGATAGCGGAACCAG CGAATCCAAAAGTTGAAtgggatcctagttttggagtACTTCATTCAATGGATGCTGATAAGTCAAAAGTTCAAATGGATCCTAATTCTGCAGTCCTTCGTTCAGTGGATGCTGATGAGTTGTCGCTCCTACGTCAT CGATGTGATGTCTATATGGACCCACGTAAAAGTCTGTGCGAGGTTACTTGTTTTTATGTGGATGGTTTCAGCGCTGTCAGTGATTCGGCAAAAGCAGCCTTAAACGTCTACAATGAGAAAGAA CAAAAGAATTTTACTTTGCTGAAAGTTGTCAAGCTTAACCTAGTTTATATGGATGCCTACTTGACATTTTGGGCGTGGATTGTTGAAAGTTGTGAGTTCCGACTTTTTCGAGCTGTTGTTAAACCGCTGGGTGGGAATAATGTTTTCCTTTGTGAGACTAAG GATGATGAGGAAATGACGATCCCGGATGACCATGAAGAATATTCTCCTTGCATAATCAAACGCGAGGAAGATCAACCACTTTACACAGG TAGCTCATCTGTCGGTAGAGGTGGTGAAGATCTGGATTCGGTTGGATGGGATCAAAATTTTACTGGGTATCATTCGATGGATGATTATGAGTTGTCACTCCTACGTCAT ATATGCGATATTTATATGGACCCACGCAAAAGTGAATGCGGTGGAGGCTTTACTCAGTTTTATGTCGATGGTTTAAGTAATGTCAGGGATCGGGCAAAAACAGCTTTAAACGTCTACAATGCGAAAGAG CAAAAAAATTTCTATCTCGAGAGGGTTGTCAAGTTGAACAAGTTTTCTAGGTATTATTTCTTGACATTTTGGGCACGGAGTGACAAAAGTGATGAGCGCCGTCTCTTTCGAGCTGTTGTTGATCTGCTAGGTCCAAATAAAGTTTTGGTTTGTGAGATCAAG gatggCGAAGAAATGATGGTCCAGCTGAGCATGAAGAATATTGTCCTCGTGAATCTGAACGTGAGGAAGATTTTGTTCCTCGCACCGTTGACACACAGTAGTACGTACCTTAATGTGTTCCTATTTTATTCTTGTCGTTTTTTCTTAGTTGGAAAACCATATGTTCTGTTAATTACTGTGTAA
- the LOC140881159 gene encoding uncharacterized protein isoform X6: MDAGKSKVQRIPNSAVLRSVDADELSLLRLRCDVYMDPRKSLNKVTHFYVDGFSAVTDSAKAALNVYNEKERKNFIFLKVVKLNQVHMDAYLTFWAWIVESCELRLFRAVVKPLGGNNVLLCEIKDGDIMTIPDYHEECCPRISRRVEHHSPYKRGRALRRKRTCKSLRSSRIFPSQEGPIAEPANPKVEWDPSFGVLHSMDADKSKVQMDPNSAVLRSVDADELSLLRHRCDVYMDPRKSLCEVTCFYVDGFSAVSDSAKAALNVYNEKEQKNFTLLKVVKLNLVYMDAYLTFWAWIVESCEFRLFRAVVKPLGGNNVFLCETKDDEEMTIPDDHEEYSPCIIKREEDQPLYTGGSADGLVDANSSSSVGRGGEDLDSVGWDQNFTGYHSMDDYELSLLRHQKNFYLERVVKLNKFSRYYFLTFWARSDKSDERRLFRAVVDLLGPNKVLVCEIKDGEEMMVQLSMKNIVLVNLNVRKILFLAPLTHSSTYLNVFLFYSCRFFLVGKPYVLLITV, encoded by the exons ATGGATGCTGGTAAGTCTAAAGTTCAACGGATTCCTAATTCTGCAGTCCTTCGTTCAGTGGATGCTGATGAGTTGTCGCTCCTACGTCTT CGATGTGATGTCTATATGGACCCACGTAAAAGTCTTAACAAGGTTACTCATTTTTATGTGGATGGTTTCAGCGCTGTCACGGATTCGGCAAAAGCAGCCTTAAACGTCTACAATGAGAAAGAA CGAAAGAATTTTATTTTCCTGAAAGTTGTCAAGCTTAACCAAGTTCATATGGATGCCTACTTGACATTTTGGGCATGGATTGTTGAAAGTTGTGAGCTCCGACTTTTTCGAGCTGTTGTTAAACCGCTGGGTGGGAATAATGTTTTGCTTTGTGAGATCAAG GATGGCGATATAATGACGATCCCGGATTACCATGAAGAATGTTGTCCACGCATATCTAGGCGTGTGGAACATCACTCCCCTTACAAAAG GGGTAGAGCGTTACGGCGCAAGAGAACTTGTAAATCACTTCGATCTTCTCGCATTTTCCCTTCGCAAGAAGGGCCGATAGCGGAACCAG CGAATCCAAAAGTTGAAtgggatcctagttttggagtACTTCATTCAATGGATGCTGATAAGTCAAAAGTTCAAATGGATCCTAATTCTGCAGTCCTTCGTTCAGTGGATGCTGATGAGTTGTCGCTCCTACGTCAT CGATGTGATGTCTATATGGACCCACGTAAAAGTCTGTGCGAGGTTACTTGTTTTTATGTGGATGGTTTCAGCGCTGTCAGTGATTCGGCAAAAGCAGCCTTAAACGTCTACAATGAGAAAGAA CAAAAGAATTTTACTTTGCTGAAAGTTGTCAAGCTTAACCTAGTTTATATGGATGCCTACTTGACATTTTGGGCGTGGATTGTTGAAAGTTGTGAGTTCCGACTTTTTCGAGCTGTTGTTAAACCGCTGGGTGGGAATAATGTTTTCCTTTGTGAGACTAAG GATGATGAGGAAATGACGATCCCGGATGACCATGAAGAATATTCTCCTTGCATAATCAAACGCGAGGAAGATCAACCACTTTACACAGG TGGCTCTGCTGATGGATTGGTTGATGCCAACAGTAGCTCATCTGTCGGTAGAGGTGGTGAAGATCTGGATTCGGTTGGATGGGATCAAAATTTTACTGGGTATCATTCGATGGATGATTATGAGTTGTCACTCCTACGTCAT CAAAAAAATTTCTATCTCGAGAGGGTTGTCAAGTTGAACAAGTTTTCTAGGTATTATTTCTTGACATTTTGGGCACGGAGTGACAAAAGTGATGAGCGCCGTCTCTTTCGAGCTGTTGTTGATCTGCTAGGTCCAAATAAAGTTTTGGTTTGTGAGATCAAG gatggCGAAGAAATGATGGTCCAGCTGAGCATGAAGAATATTGTCCTCGTGAATCTGAACGTGAGGAAGATTTTGTTCCTCGCACCGTTGACACACAGTAGTACGTACCTTAATGTGTTCCTATTTTATTCTTGTCGTTTTTTCTTAGTTGGAAAACCATATGTTCTGTTAATTACTGTGTAA